Within the Solwaraspora sp. WMMA2056 genome, the region AAATTGGGCTATACCAACTTGTTACATGTTTCGCATGTTTCGGCGGCGAGCTGTCAGACCGACCGACGGCCCTCGAAGGCCCGGCCCAGGGTGATCTCGTCGGCGTACTCCAGATCGCCACCGACCGGCAGCCCGCTGGCCAGCCTGGACACCGCGATCCCCATCGGCTTGACCAGCAACGCCAGATACGTGGCCGTGGCCTCACCTTCGGTGTTGGGGTCGGTGGCCAGGATCAGCTCCTTGACCTCGCCCGAGCCCAGCCGCAACATCAGCTCGCGGATCCGCAGGTTGTCCGGGCCGACGCCCTCCAACGGATTGATCGCCCCGCCGAGCACGTGGTAGCGGCCCCGGAACTCGCCGGTCCGCTCGATCGCCACCACGTCCTTGGGTTCCTCGACCACACAGAGCACGTCGTCGCCGCGCCGGGTGTCCCGACAGATCCGGCACTGCTCGGTCTCCGCCACGTTGAAGCAGACCGTGCAGAACCGCACCAGCTCCTTGACCCGCCGCAGCGCGGTGGCCAGCCGGGTGATGTCCGCCGCATCGGCCGACAGGATGTGGAACGCGATCCGCTGGGCGCTCTTGGGGCCCACCCCCGGCAGCCGCCCCAACTCGTCGATCAGATCCTGAATGGCGCCTTCGTACATGCCGGCGACGGCTCAGAAACCCGGCAGGCCGAGACCGCCGAGGCCACCCGTGACCGGGCCCATCTTCTCCTCGGTCAGCTTGCGCACCTCGTCGTTGGCGCTGCGGACCGCCGCGAGCACCAGATCCTCCAACGTCTCCACGTCGTCCGGATCCACCGCCCTCGGGTCGATCTTGACCGAGCGCATCTCGCCGATGCCGGACAGGGTCACCGTGACCAGGCCGCCGCCCGCCGTACCGGTCACCTCCGCCTCGGCCAGCTCAGCCTGGGCGGTCGCCATCTGCTGCTGCATCTTCTGCGCCTGCTTCATCATCTGCTGCAGGTTGGGCTGTCCACCGGGGCGCACGGCACCGCTCCTTCGTCATGGCTGGCTTGGGCCGCCGCCCAGCCTAGCCCGTCGATCCGGCCCGGCGGCGGCTGGCACGACGCGACCGCCTAGCGCGCGTCGATCTCGCCGATCTTCTCGGCGCCCAACGTCTGCCGCAGCAGCTGCATCGCCTGCTCCTCGCTGCTCTGCCGGGCGGTCTTCTCGTCGACGATCTCGTCGAGCGGCTCGTCACCCGGGTCGAAACCCTCGTAGGCGGCGGTCGGCCGGCCCGACGCCTGACCCGACGTCTGCCCCGAGGCGGGTGCCGTCCGCTGCCCGGCGGCCGACCCACCGGATCCCCGGCGCAGCGGTCCGTCGTAGTCCGGGTCGTACGGCGGCTCCTCCGCCGGAGACCCGTCGGACCACGCGCCGCCGTCACCGCCGACCGGCCGGCGCGCGCCGTGGCCACCCGGACCGACCCCATTGGTACGCGCGGCGGACCCGTTGCCGGCCGCCCCCGCACCGGCGGGGCCGCTCGCCCCTGCACCGGCCGGCGTTGCGGACCCGTGGCCGGCCGTAGCCGACCCGGTCCCGGCGGAACCACCGGCCGCCGCCTGACCGCCACCGGGTTGCGCCGCCTCCGGCCAGTCCGTGTCGTCGCCACCGGAGGCCGTCGGCCGCTGCGCCGATCCGCCCGCGCCGAACTGACCGCCACCGCCTTGGCCGCCACCGGACTGACCGCCACCGGCCGCAGCCCGGGCGGCGCTGGCCGCCGCGCTGCGCTGCGGAGTCGGGGCGGGGGCGGCCGGCGGGGCGGCAGGGCGCGCCGGGGCGGACCGGGCCGCACCGGTCGCGCCACCGGCGGTCTCGCAGCGGATCTGCCACCGCACTCCGAGGGTCTCGTAGATCGCTTCGAGCAGCAGGTCGGGCGAGGCGGAGAGCATCGTGGCGTGCACGCTGTGCCGGAACGTCAGCACCAGCACGTCGCCGTCCACCTCGCGTACCGTCGCCTCCCGGACCACGGCGGCGGCCCGCTTGCTGCGGTTGCCCACCATGGCGAGGATCTGGTCCCAGGCCCGCCGGACCCCGGCGGCGTCGAGCGTCCCCGGCACGGCCGGCGCCGGGGCCGGATCGGGGGTCGCCGGGTCCGGCATGACCGCCTCCGGCGCGACCGGTCGGCGCGGCGGTGCCGCAGGTGCGGGAACCGAGGCCGTCTCCGGGACGGGGGCCGCAGCCGGTGGGGCGGCGGGAGCGGACGGCCCGGCGGTCGGCGGTGCCACGGCCACCGGCGGTGCGGTCGGCGCAGCCATGGCCACCGGTGGTGCGGCCGGAACCGCGGCCGGCGGCGCCGCCGTCAGGTCACCACCCCCGACCGGTACGCCAGCGGCGAGCCGCCGCTCCATCCGTTCGAGTCGCTGCAGCAGCGCCCCGGTCGAGTCCTCGGCACCGGGCAGCAGCATCCGGGCGCAGACCAGCTCCAGCAGCAGCCGGGGGGCGGTGGTGCCGCGCATCTCGACCAGCCCGTTGTGCACGATGTCGGCGCACCGCGACAGCGTCGCCGACCCGAGCCGCTCGGCCTGCGCCGTCATCCGTTCGATCTGGTCCGTCGGGCCGTCGATCAGCCCCTTGCTCACCGCGTCGGGCACCTGCCGCAGCACGATCAGATCCCGCAGCCGTTCCAGCAGGTCCGAGGCGAACCGGCGCGGGTCGTGCCCGGCCTCGGCGACCCGGTCGACGGTCGCGTACGCGGCGGCCCCGTCACCGGCGGCCAGCGCGTCGCACATCTCGTCCAGCAGGGCGCTGTCGGTGACGCCGAGCAGCGCCACGGCACGCGGGTAGCTGACCCCTTCCGGGCCGGCCCCGGCGATCAGCTGGTCGAGCACCGACAGGCTGTCCCGGGCGCTGCCGCCACCGGCCCGCACCACCAGTGGGAAGACCGCCGGGTCGACCTTGACCCCCTCGGCGGAGCAGAGCTGCTCCAGGTACGGCCGCAGGACCCCCGGCGGGATCAGCCGGAACGGGTAATGATGGGTCCGCGACTTGATCGTGCCGAGGACCTTCTCCGGCTCGGTGGTGGCGAAGATGAACTTGACGTACTCCGGTGGCTCCTCGACCAGCTTGAGCAGGGCGTTGAAGCCGGCCGACGAGACCATGTGCGCCTCGTCGATGACGTAGATCTTGAACCGGCTGCTGGCCGGCGCGAAGAAGGCCCGTTCGCGCAGCTCGCGGGCGTCGTCGACACCGCCGTGACTGGCCGCGTCGATCTCGATGACGTCGATCGAGCCGCCGCCGTCTGCGGCGAGCGCACGGCACGAGTCACACGTACCGCACGGCTCGGGCGTCGGCCCCTGCTCGCAGTTGAGCGACCGGGCCAGGATCCGGGCGCTGGAGGTCTTGCCGCAGCCGCGCGGGCCGGAGAAGAGGTACGCGTGGTTGAGCCGGCCGGTCCGCAGCGCCTGCGACAACGGCTCGGTGACGTGCTCCTGGCCGATGACCTCGGCGAACGTCCTCGGCCGATACTTGCGGTAGAGCGCCAGAGCCACCCTCGCCGCCTCCTTCCGACCGCGCCGTGCTGCGCCGGGGGCCATTCTGCGCGGCCGGCCCGGCCGCTGCCACCCCGACCCCGCCTGGCCTGACCTCGACCCCGACGTCACCCGATCGCGGGCCGCTCATCAGCCCGGTCACGGGCCGCCTGCCAGGCTGTCATGTCAAACTGGCGATTACCAGGCCAACGACGTGCCAGCGTCCTGGGCGTGCCAGCGTCCTGGGCGTGCCAGGGCGCTGGCGTGCCAGTGACCGCAGTGCCTGGCCCGGGAACGAAAGGGCCCCCCGTGCACCCGCCAGAGCCCGCTTATCCTTGCTGCCTTCCGGCCCTGGGGAGGTTCACGAGATGCACGCCGCACGAGGGGTTGCGCCCACTCTACCCCGGGCCGCACCCGGCCGCCGGCGACCCCGGCCCGCCGTGGCCGTAGCGACCGCGGCCTGTATCCTGTCGGACGGAGGATTCGCCTAGAGGCCTAGGGCGCACGCTTGGAAAGCGTGTTGGGTTAACACCCTCACGAGTTCGAATCTCGTATCCTCCGCTCACTGCGCAGGCCGACCGCGAAGGTCCAGCCCCTCTGGGGTTGGACCTTCGCGGTCTCGTGTTTTGACCGTTCTGTGGGCAGGGTGGTGTGGTGTGGGTGTGTTCGTGGTGGTGTGGGTGAGGGCTGTTATTTGCCCTTGTGGATGGCGTTCCTGCGGATGACGGGGTAGCGGGTGCGGCGTTTGCGGCGTCTGCCGGCGGGGCGTCCGGGGCCGGGGTGGCCGGGTTTCGGGTGGCCTGGTGGTTGCCAGGCGTTGCGCAGAGCGGGTGAAACCTGTCGGCGGGTCTGGCCGGGGGTGGGTGTCGTGGTGGTGGCGGGTTCCCAGGGCAGCCGGTGGTGGGTCAGGTGGGTGCGGGCGCAGAACAGGTGCAGGTAGGCGTAGGAGTGCAGGCGGAGCCAGGTGGTCAGGGTGTCGGGTTGGCGGGGGGTGGAAGTCCGGGGCGTGGGCGGTGGTCTTCAGGTATCGGAAGTAGTGCTCGATGTCGAAGCGGGCCAGGTAGGTCATGACCAGGGTGAGCAGGTCACGGCGGGTACCGGAGTACCAGAGCGCGAGGTCGCCCGCGCGGCGGCTGGGGCGCAGGTGCTGGACCCGGGCGAGGAGGACGCTGCCCTCGACGATCGGGAGGGTGGACTGGTTGGTGAAGCCTCGGCTGGCGCGGGTGAGTTTGGGGTGGACCTGGTGCCAGGCCCGGACGGTGACGGTGCCGTAGATGTCGAGTGGTCCGCTGACACCGGCGTCGGGGTGCAGGTCGGGCTGGCGCAGGGCCAGGCGGAACCCGTGGCGGCGGGGGCGGCCGCCGAGGGGGTGCGCGGCCCGGCGTTCGGGTCTGGTCCACATGGTCTGCGAGGTCGCCAGCCGGACCAGGACGTCCGCGGGAATCCCGCGTTCGCGCAGCAGGTGGGTGATCCGGGCCGCGGGGTAGCCGGAGTCCAGCAGGAACAGTGACGGATCGGCCGGGCGGGCGCCGTCGGTGGCGCAGACCCGGGCGATGTGGTCCACGGTGACCTCGACCAGGTCGTCGTCGGAGGCGATCCGGTCGGCCAGGACCGGCACGACCCACGAGTCCGGGGTCAGGGTCAACCGGACGACGTGCTGGTACCGCCACCCGGTCTTGATCTGGGCCGCGCCGCGCGGGCCGCCCGGGGTGTACTGGGGCTGCCGGTCCGGGCTGGTCGGCGAGTTCGGCCGTGGCCACGCGGTGGTGTCGACGGCGTACACCCGGGGCAGGCCGGACCGCGCGGCGATCCGGCACGCCGCCCGCAACGCCCGGCCGGTGTCGATCTCGCCGTCGCGTAACGCCCGGTACGCGGCGGCGTGCCCGGTGACGGTGCCCAGCGACAGATGCGCCGGACAGCCACACCGGCCCTGATCGGTGGCCAACTCGTCGACCAGCGTGAACAACGTCCGTGACCGGGATGTGAGGACTCCCTCGTACAACTCCCGCCGCCACGAGTCCAGCAAGATCCGGCCCAGCTCGCTGTGACCGGTGCCGGTAGCCGTTACGCTCCTCATCGAGGACCCTGCCCATTGATGATCTTTGTGTGAGAACTCAGGATCATGGACAGGGTCCTCCCCGTTCCGCTAGACCTCGACCACCACGAATCCCCCCGATGGTCAAAACACGAGACGCGAAGGTCCAGCCCCTCTGGGGTTGGACCTTCGCGGTTCAACCCCAGACTTAGTCTCAGTCCCCGTCTCGATCGCTGCTGGCAGGGGACGAGATGATGCTCCCCCATCCTGCTGGCGGACTGGCGCCTCTCACGCAGCTGCGAGATGATCCAGGCAGTCGCTCCAGCCAGAACGATCACGAGGGCAGCTCCGCCGGTGATGACTGGAACAGGTGTCACCTGGCATCACAGGGACCGCGACGGTCGCCAGGGCCACCGCCCCGGCAGTGAAGAGGCCGACGATGCCTCCTCTGCTGAGCGAGTGTTGGAAACCTCCCATTCCACCCCTTTCGTATGGATCTTGAGTTGGCCCCCTGACCGCCGACCTCGGCCGGCTGCTCGGTAAGGTCGGTGCGGCGCTGCTCGACTTCGACGGGCTGGTGTGCAGCATCTTCGCCGGATACCCGGCGCCGCAGGTTGCCGCCGAGCTGGTCGACGTGCTGCGGCAGCGAGGCGTCAACGTGCCGCCGGACCTCGCCAGCGAGCCAGACCCGCTAGCCTAGACGAGTAAGTCCGATGTCGGGTCAAGTGGTCGTAGGCGATCAGGGACCTGGTCATGGGCTGGCC harbors:
- the recR gene encoding recombination mediator RecR, yielding MYEGAIQDLIDELGRLPGVGPKSAQRIAFHILSADAADITRLATALRRVKELVRFCTVCFNVAETEQCRICRDTRRGDDVLCVVEEPKDVVAIERTGEFRGRYHVLGGAINPLEGVGPDNLRIRELMLRLGSGEVKELILATDPNTEGEATATYLALLVKPMGIAVSRLASGLPVGGDLEYADEITLGRAFEGRRSV
- a CDS encoding YbaB/EbfC family nucleoid-associated protein, with the translated sequence MQQMMKQAQKMQQQMATAQAELAEAEVTGTAGGGLVTVTLSGIGEMRSVKIDPRAVDPDDVETLEDLVLAAVRSANDEVRKLTEEKMGPVTGGLGGLGLPGF
- a CDS encoding DNA polymerase III subunit gamma and tau, with amino-acid sequence MALALYRKYRPRTFAEVIGQEHVTEPLSQALRTGRLNHAYLFSGPRGCGKTSSARILARSLNCEQGPTPEPCGTCDSCRALAADGGGSIDVIEIDAASHGGVDDARELRERAFFAPASSRFKIYVIDEAHMVSSAGFNALLKLVEEPPEYVKFIFATTEPEKVLGTIKSRTHHYPFRLIPPGVLRPYLEQLCSAEGVKVDPAVFPLVVRAGGGSARDSLSVLDQLIAGAGPEGVSYPRAVALLGVTDSALLDEMCDALAAGDGAAAYATVDRVAEAGHDPRRFASDLLERLRDLIVLRQVPDAVSKGLIDGPTDQIERMTAQAERLGSATLSRCADIVHNGLVEMRGTTAPRLLLELVCARMLLPGAEDSTGALLQRLERMERRLAAGVPVGGGDLTAAPPAAVPAAPPVAMAAPTAPPVAVAPPTAGPSAPAAPPAAAPVPETASVPAPAAPPRRPVAPEAVMPDPATPDPAPAPAVPGTLDAAGVRRAWDQILAMVGNRSKRAAAVVREATVREVDGDVLVLTFRHSVHATMLSASPDLLLEAIYETLGVRWQIRCETAGGATGAARSAPARPAAPPAAPAPTPQRSAAASAARAAAGGGQSGGGQGGGGQFGAGGSAQRPTASGGDDTDWPEAAQPGGGQAAAGGSAGTGSATAGHGSATPAGAGASGPAGAGAAGNGSAARTNGVGPGGHGARRPVGGDGGAWSDGSPAEEPPYDPDYDGPLRRGSGGSAAGQRTAPASGQTSGQASGRPTAAYEGFDPGDEPLDEIVDEKTARQSSEEQAMQLLRQTLGAEKIGEIDAR